From a single Elusimicrobiota bacterium genomic region:
- a CDS encoding NAD-dependent epimerase/dehydratase family protein, which yields MNATALVTGANGFVGSVLCRFLVGQGFNVRALIRRSSNRSLLDGLSLDWAYGDVTDAVSVKTAAEGCDYVFHLAGVILPSKEEEFRRVNVGGTQNVIQAAGPSVKRVVLVSSLAAAGPSVNGSFVDETMAPRPISVYGQSKLEAEALALESKVPVTVIRPPVVFGPGDQATLPIFLWASKGWAFRLAGQPMLASVVYVEDLARAIVAAIQHDRSVGQTYFVSYPESIEMGRLMEKIAHLAGHNRVRTVAIPRLLLRCAAFAGEWGGRALGRRPMFTRDKAREFLAGSWVCSSAKLVQEIGFVDYTPLETACRRTLSWYQEKGWL from the coding sequence GCCAACGGCTTTGTTGGCAGCGTTTTGTGCCGGTTCCTTGTCGGCCAGGGATTCAATGTGCGGGCTTTGATCCGTCGTTCGTCAAATCGTTCCCTACTTGATGGCTTGAGTCTTGATTGGGCTTACGGCGATGTTACGGATGCCGTATCCGTTAAAACGGCCGCTGAAGGCTGTGATTATGTGTTCCATCTGGCCGGCGTCATTTTGCCATCGAAGGAAGAGGAGTTTCGGCGGGTCAATGTCGGCGGCACTCAAAACGTGATTCAGGCGGCCGGGCCCTCGGTCAAGCGCGTGGTTCTGGTTTCCAGCCTGGCCGCGGCCGGGCCCTCGGTCAACGGAAGTTTTGTCGATGAAACCATGGCGCCCAGGCCTATTTCCGTCTACGGCCAAAGCAAGCTTGAGGCCGAAGCCTTAGCCCTTGAATCCAAAGTTCCGGTGACCGTGATCCGGCCTCCGGTTGTGTTCGGCCCCGGGGATCAGGCGACGCTGCCGATTTTTTTATGGGCCAGCAAGGGATGGGCTTTTCGCTTGGCCGGCCAACCCATGCTGGCCAGCGTTGTTTACGTCGAAGATTTGGCACGGGCTATCGTTGCGGCAATCCAACATGATCGCTCCGTGGGCCAAACATACTTTGTGTCTTATCCGGAAAGCATTGAAATGGGGCGTTTGATGGAGAAAATCGCGCATTTGGCCGGACACAACCGCGTTCGGACCGTCGCTATCCCACGGTTGTTGTTGCGTTGCGCGGCTTTTGCCGGCGAGTGGGGCGGGCGTGCGTTGGGACGCCGTCCGATGTTCACCAGAGATAAGGCCCGCGAATTTTTGGCCGGCTCCTGGGTTTGTTCCAGCGCCAAACTGGTCCAAGAGATCGGCTTTGTCGATTACACTCCCCTTGAAACCGCTTGCCGCCGGACATTGTCCTGGTATCAGGAGAAGGGATGGCTTTAA
- a CDS encoding CPBP family intramembrane metalloprotease, with protein MALTLGKRKPNSAAWAFIVINCLVYYLASRPDAIDSVAGRWLVTPESLCLARPFTQWALAVILLLIVPLLSSVALDAGEPIRLRTGLSLPRWDLRTIALCAGGVMVMAASAWWASRRGDFQSEYPLCPWAWSDLSAGIPYYLGYLGYYLAWEFFFRGYIQLRMADRSGMAAAMAAQVLLSTLLHWGKPWPEFWGALPGGVFYGYLALATKSVWPSFFLHAQLGFLTDYFCVNQ; from the coding sequence ATGGCTTTAACCCTGGGCAAGCGCAAGCCCAATAGCGCCGCCTGGGCGTTCATCGTGATCAATTGCCTTGTGTATTACTTGGCGAGCCGGCCTGATGCGATTGATTCAGTCGCCGGCCGGTGGCTGGTGACGCCCGAATCGTTATGCCTGGCCCGCCCTTTCACGCAGTGGGCGCTGGCTGTTATTTTATTGTTGATTGTTCCGCTGTTATCGTCTGTCGCCCTGGATGCAGGAGAGCCCATTCGGCTCCGAACAGGCCTGTCCCTGCCTCGTTGGGACCTGCGCACGATTGCGCTTTGCGCCGGAGGCGTGATGGTGATGGCCGCCAGCGCTTGGTGGGCGTCGCGCCGGGGCGATTTTCAATCAGAGTATCCTCTCTGTCCCTGGGCTTGGTCGGATTTAAGCGCAGGCATTCCCTATTATCTGGGGTATCTGGGCTATTATTTGGCTTGGGAGTTTTTTTTCAGGGGGTATATCCAGCTTCGGATGGCTGATCGATCGGGGATGGCCGCGGCCATGGCCGCTCAGGTGTTGTTATCCACGCTTCTTCATTGGGGCAAGCCTTGGCCTGAATTTTGGGGCGCGCTGCCAGGGGGCGTTTTTTACGGCTATTTGGCGCTGGCGACCAAAAGCGTTTGGCCGTCTTTCTTCCTTCATGCCCAACTCGGATTTTTGACCGATTATTTCTGCGTCAATCAATGA
- a CDS encoding HAD hydrolase-like protein, whose protein sequence is MGRVPKRKLLVFDLDGTLLVTGGAGKRAIEDLFLKQYGLAGALEGIEGRGKTDPAIFLEVFERKMKRHPRPGELRHLTRIFPSFLKPRVRASRGYRMIDGIKDFLRMLSRLPGVYLALGTGNLEKGARIKLSRSKLNRFFPVGGFSTDSIKRPELLRKGVAKAMRHYRRRFRKHEVFIIGDTRRDIAAARACGYRSVAVATGPVSGSELRAAKPDFYFNDYASPQRWIKRLKLV, encoded by the coding sequence ATGGGTAGGGTCCCTAAGCGCAAACTTTTGGTTTTTGACTTGGACGGCACTTTGCTCGTCACCGGCGGCGCGGGCAAAAGGGCCATTGAAGACCTTTTTTTAAAGCAATACGGGCTTGCCGGCGCCCTGGAGGGGATTGAAGGGCGGGGGAAAACGGACCCGGCCATTTTTCTTGAAGTTTTTGAACGAAAAATGAAACGTCATCCGCGACCCGGGGAGTTGCGGCATTTGACGCGGATTTTCCCTTCGTTCCTTAAACCTCGGGTGCGCGCCAGCCGTGGTTATCGCATGATCGACGGCATCAAGGATTTTTTGCGCATGCTTTCGCGTTTGCCGGGGGTTTATTTGGCCCTGGGCACGGGTAATTTGGAAAAAGGCGCGCGCATTAAATTGAGTCGCTCAAAGTTGAACCGCTTTTTTCCCGTCGGCGGATTTTCGACCGATTCCATCAAACGGCCCGAGCTTCTGCGCAAAGGGGTGGCTAAGGCCATGCGTCATTACCGGCGCCGCTTCCGCAAACACGAGGTGTTTATCATCGGCGACACTCGGCGCGATATTGCCGCGGCCCGCGCCTGCGGCTACCGAAGCGTGGCCGTGGCCACGGGTCCTGTTTCCGGCAGCGAACTACGGGCGGCTAAGCCCGACTTTTACTTTAATGATTATGCGAGTCCGCAGCGATGGATTAAGCGTTTAAAGTTGGTATGA
- a CDS encoding NAD-dependent epimerase/dehydratase family protein has protein sequence MNKVLVTGATGFIGHHLVRALKERGDSVSAIIQPGVDAGFVKPYCDRMAVHDLRQPSGLEFVSGGYDCVFHLAAFLRDWGPYRDFEEPNVSATRHLAEACRAGGCGRFLLLGSLSVHRFKDRVHADGLETPDNFAFGYTRSKLEAERVLTNGDFGRLSWTIIRPGFWVFGPGDVKSTAPICRAVRSGRIFFVRGARKLVATSYVGNLVDAVCLAASAPQAAGKTLVATDDNQVSWMDIFEELGRIMNSSVHIRSVPYPLAYAAGWANEWIHRAIPAVPLGVTRYRVEVAAHDCHWATSPLLHELGYQPKVAWQQALEESARWFLGDACC, from the coding sequence ATGAATAAGGTTTTGGTCACCGGCGCCACGGGTTTCATCGGACATCATCTTGTCCGGGCCTTGAAGGAGCGCGGCGATTCGGTCAGCGCTATTATTCAACCGGGCGTGGACGCCGGGTTCGTTAAACCCTATTGCGACCGGATGGCCGTTCATGATTTGCGCCAACCCAGCGGTCTTGAGTTTGTGAGCGGAGGCTACGATTGTGTTTTTCATCTGGCCGCGTTCCTGAGGGATTGGGGCCCTTACCGGGATTTTGAAGAACCAAATGTGTCGGCGACCCGACATCTGGCCGAGGCTTGCCGCGCTGGCGGCTGCGGCCGCTTTCTTTTGTTGGGGAGTTTGTCGGTTCATCGCTTCAAAGACCGCGTTCATGCCGACGGTCTGGAAACTCCGGATAATTTCGCGTTTGGCTATACTCGAAGCAAGCTTGAGGCCGAGCGTGTATTGACCAACGGTGATTTTGGGCGATTGTCGTGGACGATTATAAGGCCGGGTTTCTGGGTGTTCGGCCCGGGGGACGTCAAAAGCACGGCGCCGATCTGCCGGGCGGTCCGCTCGGGACGAATTTTTTTCGTGCGCGGCGCCCGCAAGCTGGTGGCCACATCCTATGTCGGCAATCTAGTCGACGCCGTTTGCCTGGCTGCCTCGGCCCCGCAAGCCGCAGGGAAAACGCTGGTCGCCACTGATGATAATCAAGTTTCCTGGATGGATATTTTTGAGGAGTTGGGACGCATCATGAATTCGTCAGTTCATATCCGCAGCGTGCCTTATCCGTTGGCCTATGCCGCGGGCTGGGCCAATGAATGGATTCACCGCGCGATCCCGGCCGTTCCTTTGGGCGTGACGCGTTACAGGGTTGAGGTCGCGGCTCATGACTGCCATTGGGCAACCAGCCCTTTGCTTCATGAGTTGGGTTATCAGCCAAAAGTCGCATGGCAGCAGGCTCTTGAAGAAAGCGCGCGGTGGTTTTTAGGGGACGCATGCTGCTGA
- a CDS encoding imidazolonepropionase — MLLIINAAQIVTMSGPIGPRRGKAMGEIGCLGKDHAVLMNGEKIEAVGPYAQVRKKTEGRQVQELDAAGRVMMPGFVDSHSHAVFAASRLKDFEMRAQGAGYEQIAAQGGGIKRSVEDLRAAPEKNLEVHLERWARRALSYGITTMEIKSGYGLELEAERKMLSVMASVKTPLEIIPTFLGAHALAKEYEADREGYIDYLCERMIPELSGLAKFCDIFCDEGYFNRDEARRILLRAQELGYGLKLHAEQLHHTGGAYLGYKLGAVSVDHLDCITDGDMKFLAGSDTMATLCPGSNFFLATKRYPPARKMIDKGLAVALATDFNPGTSPTVNMSFILSLAVNQMKLKPEEALVAATINGAHALALGRKLGSLEAGKQADLIVLDVSDYREIPYYFAVNMVCGVVKKGHVVFWNG, encoded by the coding sequence ATGCTGCTGATCATCAACGCGGCGCAGATTGTGACCATGTCCGGGCCGATTGGGCCCAGGCGCGGCAAAGCCATGGGGGAAATCGGTTGCTTAGGCAAGGACCATGCTGTTTTAATGAACGGCGAAAAAATCGAGGCTGTGGGTCCTTATGCCCAAGTGCGTAAAAAAACCGAAGGCCGCCAGGTTCAGGAACTCGATGCCGCCGGGCGGGTGATGATGCCCGGGTTCGTTGACAGCCACAGCCATGCGGTGTTCGCCGCTTCCAGGCTCAAGGATTTCGAGATGCGTGCGCAGGGAGCCGGCTATGAGCAAATCGCGGCCCAGGGCGGCGGCATTAAGCGTTCCGTGGAGGATTTACGGGCGGCGCCGGAAAAGAACCTGGAGGTTCATCTGGAACGCTGGGCGCGCCGCGCCTTGAGTTACGGCATCACCACCATGGAGATCAAATCAGGCTACGGGCTTGAGCTTGAAGCCGAGCGTAAGATGCTTTCTGTAATGGCCTCGGTAAAGACTCCGCTGGAAATCATCCCCACGTTTTTGGGCGCCCACGCGCTTGCCAAAGAGTACGAAGCCGATCGCGAGGGTTATATCGATTATCTTTGCGAGCGCATGATTCCCGAACTTAGCGGGCTCGCCAAGTTTTGTGATATTTTTTGCGATGAGGGTTATTTCAACAGGGACGAAGCGCGCCGGATTTTGCTTCGCGCTCAGGAATTGGGCTACGGGCTTAAGCTTCATGCCGAGCAGCTTCATCATACCGGCGGCGCTTACCTGGGCTATAAACTGGGCGCAGTTTCAGTAGATCATTTGGATTGCATAACAGACGGCGATATGAAGTTTTTGGCCGGATCGGACACCATGGCCACGCTATGCCCGGGTTCCAATTTCTTTTTGGCGACCAAGCGCTATCCGCCGGCGCGCAAAATGATCGACAAGGGTTTGGCTGTGGCCTTGGCTACTGATTTCAACCCGGGCACATCGCCCACCGTGAACATGAGTTTTATTCTGTCGTTGGCCGTCAATCAAATGAAACTTAAACCCGAGGAAGCTTTGGTCGCCGCCACCATCAACGGGGCTCATGCCCTGGCTCTGGGACGCAAATTGGGCAGCCTCGAAGCCGGCAAACAAGCCGATCTTATTGTATTGGATGTTTCGGATTACCGGGAAATCCCCTATTATTTCGCCGTCAATATGGTTTGCGGCGTCGTTAAGAAGGGCCATGTCGTTTTTTGGAATGGGTAG